One genomic segment of Rubritalea squalenifaciens DSM 18772 includes these proteins:
- a CDS encoding type II toxin-antitoxin system RelE/ParE family toxin has protein sequence MSSFELTYLADQDLEGIALYTLERWDEDQADKYLSAFDTHFEEIAEGYLHTRSFFKHRDDVRFSKCQKHVVFHLVREDEPPLILAVFHESMELMSRLKNRLEELD, from the coding sequence ATGTCTTCTTTTGAACTCACCTACCTTGCAGATCAGGATCTGGAGGGCATTGCTCTCTACACACTGGAAAGATGGGACGAGGATCAGGCTGACAAGTATCTTTCCGCTTTTGATACACACTTTGAAGAAATTGCGGAAGGTTATCTCCATACGCGTTCATTCTTCAAACACAGGGATGATGTTAGATTTTCCAAATGCCAGAAGCATGTGGTGTTTCATTTGGTGCGTGAGGACGAGCCTCCCTTGATCCTGGCTGTATTCCACGAGAGCATGGAGCTGATGTCCCGGTTGAAGAACAGGCTGGAAGAACTTGATTGA
- a CDS encoding antitoxin yields the protein MSRISIDVSPQEHKKLKAMAALRGMTMKDFLLGDLLTDAKSDEMAALAELEELLEKRIEHHGKSGLKGRSSAKEIFQSALKKRD from the coding sequence ATGAGCCGTATTTCAATCGATGTATCACCACAGGAGCACAAGAAACTCAAAGCCATGGCGGCGTTGCGTGGCATGACGATGAAAGACTTCTTGCTGGGCGACTTGTTGACTGATGCCAAGAGTGATGAAATGGCTGCTTTGGCTGAACTGGAAGAGCTTTTGGAAAAGCGTATTGAACATCATGGTAAATCGGGTCTCAAAGGGCGCTCCTCAGCGAAGGAAATCTTCCAATCAGCATTAAAAAAGCGAGACTAG
- a CDS encoding Fic family protein gives MTPPFTITSKILGLVSSIERLIGRVESLDHPRPQPQLRKSNRVRTLQGTLAIEGNSLDLEQVTAILDGKRVIAPKNDIREVLNANTDYENLTSYSPTNQRHLLKSHGIMMKGLIPEAGKWRTGNVGVMKGNVVSHMAPPADRVPHLIEDLFKFLKSDTHPLIKGCVFHYEFEFIHPFQDGNGRLGRFWHTLLLYHYHEVFEYIPLESIIKKHQKRYYKVLEQCDHAGESTLFIEFALEMIMESLEDFMEVFRPKHATPEDRLETARKHFGEASFSRKDYMTLHKTISPATASRDLKAGVDMELLAKSGDKALTLYQFNS, from the coding sequence ATGACACCACCGTTCACGATCACCAGTAAAATCCTCGGTCTCGTTTCCAGTATCGAGAGATTGATTGGTCGTGTGGAAAGCCTCGATCATCCCAGACCACAGCCCCAGTTACGCAAGTCAAACAGGGTACGCACACTCCAAGGAACTCTGGCTATCGAAGGCAATTCATTGGATCTGGAGCAGGTCACCGCCATCCTCGACGGAAAGCGGGTCATCGCTCCCAAGAACGACATCCGAGAGGTTCTCAATGCCAATACGGACTATGAGAACCTGACCAGCTACAGTCCGACTAACCAGAGACATCTCCTAAAATCCCACGGGATCATGATGAAAGGTCTCATCCCTGAAGCTGGCAAATGGAGGACGGGTAACGTGGGAGTGATGAAAGGCAACGTAGTCTCCCATATGGCTCCTCCAGCCGACAGGGTTCCCCACCTGATAGAGGATCTGTTCAAGTTCTTGAAGTCGGATACCCACCCGCTCATCAAGGGCTGTGTGTTCCACTACGAGTTCGAGTTTATCCACCCCTTCCAAGACGGTAACGGGAGACTGGGTAGATTCTGGCACACACTACTTCTGTATCACTACCACGAGGTCTTCGAATACATTCCGCTGGAATCCATCATCAAGAAACACCAGAAGCGTTACTACAAGGTTCTGGAGCAATGCGACCACGCTGGGGAATCCACCCTCTTCATCGAGTTCGCACTGGAGATGATCATGGAGTCACTGGAGGATTTCATGGAGGTATTCAGACCGAAGCATGCCACCCCAGAAGACAGACTGGAAACTGCCAGAAAACACTTCGGTGAAGCATCGTTTTCGAGAAAAGACTACATGACTCTTCACAAGACCATATCCCCCGCTACAGCGAGCAGAGACTTGAAGGCGGGTGTGGACATGGAATTGCTGGCTAAGAGCGGTGACAAGGCTCTCACGCTCTATCAGTTCAATTCCTAA
- a CDS encoding RES family NAD+ phosphorylase — MTTWQKHDGNVAADHRYSGPGTGSVYAGTSQQTALAEISHYPGALEGRVVVTARIRLNNALDLTNPSVRSRLGVSNSDITGDSYIKTQEIGNWARASGYDGIRAPSARDQGGTNVIVF, encoded by the coding sequence GTGACAACATGGCAAAAGCATGATGGGAATGTTGCGGCTGATCACCGATACAGCGGTCCTGGAACAGGTTCTGTTTATGCGGGCACATCTCAACAAACTGCTTTAGCCGAGATTTCTCATTATCCAGGAGCTCTTGAAGGTCGTGTAGTTGTAACGGCTAGAATAAGATTGAATAATGCCTTAGACCTTACAAACCCTTCAGTACGTAGTCGGTTAGGTGTTAGTAACTCTGATATAACAGGTGATTCCTATATAAAGACACAGGAAATTGGAAACTGGGCAAGAGCGAGTGGATATGATGGAATCAGAGCACCTTCAGCAAGAGATCAAGGCGGAACAAATGTTATCGTATTTTAA